From the genome of Arthrobacter russicus:
CCACAAGGCCGGCGACAAACTCAGCTACACCGCGCCGAACGGCAAGGACATCAAGGTGGAGATCATCTCCGCCAAGCCCTTCGTGGGCTGAACCTGGATCCGGCCGGGCGGCGCCCGGCCGGACTCAATGCACCACGATCGGCTGGAAGCCCTCCGCCCGCAGATTCATCAGCACCTGTTCGCAATGTTCATGGCCTTTGGTTTCCATGTTCACCGTGATCGAGACGTCACCCATGCTGATCGAACCGCCCACTCTGGTGTGGTCGACGCCGGTCACGTTGGCATCCGATTCCGCGATGATCCGCGAGATCGTGGCCAATGAGCCCGGTCGGTCATCGAGCAGCATCCGCACGGTCATGAACCGGCCGGCGGCGGAAAGACCGCGTTGGATGACTTTCAGCATCAGCATCGGATCGATGTTCCCGCCGGAGAGGATCACCGCGGTAGTACCGGGTTTGGCGCCGTCCAAGTTCAAAGTGCCGTCCAAAAGTGCCGCGACGCCCACCGCACCGGCCGGCTCGACCACCATTTTGGACCGCTCGAGCAGGAAGATCAGCGCCCGGGCCAGGGAGTCTTCGCTGACCGTGACCACATCGTCGACGAGTTCCCGGATGATCGAGAACGGGATCTGCCCGGGCCGGCCCACTGCGATGCCGTCGGCCATCGTGGAGACCTTGGTCAGCGGAACCAGCGCGTCCGCGGCCAACGACGGCGGATAGGCGGCGGCATTCTCCGCCTGCACGCCGATGATCCGGATCGGCCGGCCCAACTCGCGGGCCCGGCTCTTGATCGCCACCGCGACGCCGGCCAGCAATCCGCCGCCGCCGACGCCCATCACCACGGTTTCGACGTCGGGGATCTGTTCCAAGATCTCCAATCCGATGGTGCCCTGGCCGGAGACCACGTCGACATTGTCGAACGGGTGGACGAAGACCGCGCCGCTCTGCTCCGCATAGCGTTGCGCCTCGGCCAGCGCCTCATCGACGTTGTGCCCGTGCAGCACCACTTCCGCCCCGTGCCCCTGGGTCGCCGCCAGTTTCGGCAGCGCAACGCCGAGCGGCATGTAGATCCGCGCTTTGATGCCCAACGCTTTGGCCGCCACCGCGACGCCCTGGGCGTGGTTCCCCGCCGAGGCGGCGACCACGCCGCGGTCCCGGTCCTGCGGACTCAGCCGAGCCATTCGGACATAAGCACCGCGCACCTTGAACGAACCGGCGCGCTGCAGGTTCTCGCATTTGAAGAACACGTCCGAGCCGATCTGCCGGCCCAAGGCACGCGAGCTCTCCACTGGTGTCTTCTCCGCGATTCCGGCGAGCAATTCCTGGGCTTGGTAAATATCGTCCAGGCGCACCGG
Proteins encoded in this window:
- the ilvA gene encoding threonine ammonia-lyase; the protein is MDKMLSQLPVRLDDIYQAQELLAGIAEKTPVESSRALGRQIGSDVFFKCENLQRAGSFKVRGAYVRMARLSPQDRDRGVVAASAGNHAQGVAVAAKALGIKARIYMPLGVALPKLAATQGHGAEVVLHGHNVDEALAEAQRYAEQSGAVFVHPFDNVDVVSGQGTIGLEILEQIPDVETVVMGVGGGGLLAGVAVAIKSRARELGRPIRIIGVQAENAAAYPPSLAADALVPLTKVSTMADGIAVGRPGQIPFSIIRELVDDVVTVSEDSLARALIFLLERSKMVVEPAGAVGVAALLDGTLNLDGAKPGTTAVILSGGNIDPMLMLKVIQRGLSAAGRFMTVRMLLDDRPGSLATISRIIAESDANVTGVDHTRVGGSISMGDVSITVNMETKGHEHCEQVLMNLRAEGFQPIVVH